A single region of the Xenopus laevis strain J_2021 chromosome 4L, Xenopus_laevis_v10.1, whole genome shotgun sequence genome encodes:
- the rbsn.L gene encoding rabenosyn-5, with translation MASFDEQGEVREGFLCPLCLKDLQSFYQLQSHYEEEHSEDRDVKGQLKSLVQIAKKAKNKLLKRDGGERAEGGSQERYEAYSYGGVDPCMWDPQEIGAMKSHLSNFKRHRAARIDHYVVEVNKLLIRLEKLTSFDRVNTESAKIRAIEKSVVSWVSDQDVPFCPDCGNKFTIRNRRHHCRLCGSIMCRRCTELITLPFASKLTSASKHSLSAHGSPNLSPSSSAQTSRRGSISSLSSVSSVLEEKDDDKIRCCHHCKDTLLKREQQLDEKEHTPEIVKYYQKLRSCMEKVDEKAPEYIRMAQSINAGETTYNLDHTNNLRVELQKYYELIDALSKKILTLGMNEEPKPHPKTQQLQKMVRYSATLFVQEKLLGLMSLPTKEKYEDLKMKRRQENEQKLQRERRVEAHRAGDEKKRDARNGDLSPSGQIRKVEGWLPTSGHTRNREVSDPLLQQIENITSYIRQAKEAGRVDEVHMLEENLRQLQEEYEEQQVETAIQMSMVLAEEEAMQREQLEVLRKSEAKREQLRGLAQHNRTHSLDFREQGQPMGWQEKQTAALDLQLPKRDLKESLFSQRVTESKLDMEAHHVLPNNSMTTSPVLPKLEKHTVTPPNPFEDEDDEPALSLPDHTHHNGRKEYNPFDRDDENDLDGKEEDNKHLTAPASNKPFECSTDSNIAPGISQNPFETDEDLVPRNPFEDCEETPEEEVIEEDLLLQQIDNIKAYIFDAKHSGRLDEVEVLTENLRELKKTLAKQKEQMK, from the exons ATGGCATCGTTCGATGAGCAGGGGGAAGTGAGAGAAGGGTTCCTTTGCCCTTTGTGCCTGAAAGATCTTCAGTCTTTTTATCAGCTCCAGTCACATTATGAAGAAGAGCACAGTGAGgacagagatgtaaaaggacagcTGAAAA GCCTTGTACAAATTGCCAAGAAAGCGAAAAACAAGTTGCTGAAGAGAGATGGTGGCGAGCGAGCGGAAGGTGGCAGCCAAGAACGATATGAGGCTTACAGCTATGGAGGAGTGGATCCTTGCATGTGGGACCCTCAGGAGATTG GTGCAATGAAGAGTCACCTGTCAAACTTCAAAAGGCATCGGGCTGCCCGGATTGATCATTATGTAGTGGAAGTGAATAAACTGCTTATCCGATTGGAAAAG CTGACATCATTTGACAGAGTTAATACGGAATCTGCTAAAATAAGAG CCATAGAGAAATCAGTGGTTTCATGGGTGAGTGACCAGGACGTGCCATTTTGCCCAGACTGTGGGAACAAGTTCACCATCCGGAACAGGCGGCATCATTGTCGGCTCTGTGGATCCATCATGTGCAGGAGATGTACAGAACTGATCACCCTCCCATTTGCAA GCAAACTGACCAGTGCCAGCAAACACTCCCTGTCTGCACACGGCAGCCCCAACTTGTCCCCCAGCAGCAGTGCTCAGACGTCCCGCCGAGGTAGCATCAGTAGCCTTAGCAGTGTGAGCTCCGTGCTGGAGGAGAAGGATGATGACAAGATACGTTGCTGTCACCACTGCAAGGACACATTGCTGAAACGGGAGCAGCAGCTGGATGAGAAAGAGCACACTCCTGAGATTGTAAAGTACTACCAG AAGCTTCGAAGCTGTATGGAGAAGGTTGATGAGAAAGCACCAGAGTATATCAGAATGGCTCAGTCTATCAA CGCTGGGGAGACAACCTACAATTTGGACCATACCAATAACCTGCGGGTTGAGTTGCAAAAATACTACGAATTAATAGATGCATTAAG CAAGAAGATTCTTACCCTTGGAATGAATGAAGAGCCCAAGCCTCACCCTAAAACACAGCAGTTACAGAAGATGGTGAGATATTCTGCCACCTTGTTTGTTCAg GAAAAATTATTGGGACTGATGTCTTTGCCAACTAAAGAAAAATACGAGGATCTTAAAATGAAGCGCAGGCAGGAGAATGAGCAGAAGCTGCAAAGAGAGCGAAGG GTTGAAGCACATAGGGCAGGGGATGAAAAGAAAAGAGATGCACGCAATGGTGATCTGTCTCCGAGTGGTCAGATTCGTAAAGTTGAGGGCTGGCTCCCAACATCCGGACACACTCGAAACAGAGAGGTGTCAGACCCCCTTCTTCAGCAGATTGAAAACATTACATCGTACATCCGGCAAGCAAAAGAAGCTGGGCGAGTGGACGAGGTGCATATGCTAGAGGAGAACCTTAGACAACTGCAGGAGGAGTATGAAGAACAACAGGTGGAAACAGCCATCCAGATGTCTATGGTTTTGGCCGAGGAGGAGGCAATGCAGAGGGAGCAGCTGGAGGTGCTGAGGAAAAGTGAGGCAAAGCGTGAGCAACTTAGAGGCTTAGCTCAGCACAACAGAACTCATTCGTTGGATTTTAGAGAGCAGGGGCAGCCAATGGGTTGGCAGGAAAAACAAACAGCGGCTCTTGACCTACAGCTTCCCAAACGTGACCTCAAGGAATCCCTTTTCTCCCAGCGTGTTACTGAAAGCAAACTGGACATGGAGGCCCACCATGTCCTTCCAAATAACTCCATGACTACATCCCCTGTTTTGCCCAAACTTGAGAAGCATACCGTCACACCCCCCAACCCTTTTGAAGATGAGGATGATGAACCAGCACTTTCGCTTCCTGACCACACTCATCATAATGGCAGGAAGGAATATAATCCCTTTGACAGGGATGACGAGAACGATTTGGATGGTAAGGAAGAGGATAACAAACATTTAACAGCCCCTGCTTCAAACAAACCCTTTGAATGCTCCACGGACAGTAACATTGCACCAGGGATCTCCCAGAATCCTTTTGAAACTGATGAGGATCTTGTCCCACGGAACCCATTTGAGGACTGTGAGGAGACCCCAGAGGAAGAGGTCATAGAGGAAGACCTGCTGCTGCAACAGATTGATAACATCAAGGCCTACATCTTTGATGCCAAGCACAGTGGCCGGCTGGATGAAGTAGAGGTTCTAACTGAGAATCTGCGAGAACTGAAGAAGACACTTGCCAAACAGAAGGAGCAAATGAAATAA